Sequence from the Janthinobacterium lividum genome:
GCAGCCGGCTCTTGACGGTTTCCGCCTCCGCCCCCGTCACCACGGCGATCTCGAGGATGCTCATGCCGCTGAACTGCTGCAGCACCAGCGCTTCCTTTTGCTCCACCGGCAGCGCGGCGATGGCGGCATGCAGCAGCGTGTGCTGCTGTTTCTGCTCCAGCGATTGCGGCGGTGATGTGCCCTCGTCCGCCAGTTCGCCCACGTCGTCGTGTTCCTGTCCTTCCCGCTGGCGCAGGATGTCGATCAGGCGGTTGCGCGCGATCTGGTACAGATAGGTGCGGAACGCCGCCTGCGGCTGGTAGCCGGCGCGCGCCGCATGCAGGCTGGCCCACGCGTCCTGCGCGATCTCGTCCACCCACGCGCGGCGCGGCGAACGCCAGGCCACGAAGCGGTACAGGCCCTGGCTATGGCGCCGGTACAGTTCGCGAAACGACGGCAGGTCGCCAGCGCTGTAGCGCAGCATCAGGTCTTCATCCGTCACGGTAATCAGGGTATCGGGCATAAGAACCAGTGTAGCCGAACTACGCGGCGGCGACAATTTCGCTACGCCGTCAGCGTGCAGCAGGCGCAATGGGTGCATAGCTGATGCGGCGCAATTCGCGGATCTGTCCATCCTTGAACGCCCCTTCCACCAATTCATAGCCGAGCAAAGCGAAGACTCTACCCTGCAGGAACAAGGGGCGCGCATTGCCGTACCAGTCCACGCAGGACGCGCGGCAGCCATCGTCCGGCGTTTGGCCGGAGCGCGCCGCCAGCGCGCCCAGTTCCGTCAATTGCAAGCCGCTGTTGCGCAGATAGAGAACGGATGCGGCTGACTTGTTGAGGCCAGGCCGCTCGTCCGCGCCCAGGATGGGCAAGCCGATCATGCCCTCGCCGGCCGCTTGCGGCTTGTAGAAAAAGC
This genomic interval carries:
- a CDS encoding sigma-70 family RNA polymerase sigma factor — its product is MPDTLITVTDEDLMLRYSAGDLPSFRELYRRHSQGLYRFVAWRSPRRAWVDEIAQDAWASLHAARAGYQPQAAFRTYLYQIARNRLIDILRQREGQEHDDVGELADEGTSPPQSLEQKQQHTLLHAAIAALPVEQKEALVLQQFSGMSILEIAVVTGAEAETVKSRLRYAMQKLRAGLDSAAGAGGQA